The following coding sequences lie in one Chanos chanos chromosome 4, fChaCha1.1, whole genome shotgun sequence genomic window:
- the flrt3 gene encoding leucine-rich repeat transmembrane protein FLRT3 yields MACQYKSFLVFFIRAGLLLGLANPLVTSASCPSQCRCDGTFIYCNDRELTSIPTGIPEDATVLYLQNNRIKSAGIPSDLRRLTGVEKIYLYCNNLDEFPTNLPLNVKELHLQENNIRTITHASLAQIPYIEELHLDDNSVSAVSIEEGAFRDSNHLRLLFLSRNHLSTIPSGLPVAIEELRFDDNRISSISEQSLQDLINLKRLVLDGNLLNNRGIGEMAFVNLINLTELSMVRNSLTSPPANLPGTSLEKLQLQDNHINHVPSGAFAFLRQLYRLDLSGNNLSSLPMGVFDDLDNLTQLFLRNNPWYCSCRMKWVRDWLRTLPRKVNVRGFMCQGPDKVKGMAIKDLSTELFDCSENEVTPTFDTTTVSNTLPPSRPQWPSYVTKRPVVKGSDFGKNYRSTTPSNRKIITISVKSSSPETVHISWRVSQPMTALRLSWLKLGHSPAFGSITETIVQGEKTEYLLTALEPESSYRICMVPMETSNIYLSDETPVCIETETGSQKAYNPTTTLNREQEKEPYKNSSLPLAAIIGGAVALLAIIMLALVCWYVHRNGSLFSRNCTYNKGRRRKDDYAEAGTKKDNSILEIRETSFQMIPINHVPVSKEEFMIHTIFPPNGLSLYKSPHSENNINNRSYRDSGIPDSDHSHS; encoded by the coding sequence ATGGCATGTCAGTACAAGTCTTTCCTCGTCTTCTTCATCAGAGCTGGGCTACTCCTGGGCCTGGCCAATCCACTGGTGACCTCTGCATCCTGTCCCTCACAGTGTCGCTGTGATGGAACTTTTATCTACTGCAATGACCGAGAGCTGACCTCAATTCCCACAGGCATCCCTGAGGATGCCACTGTCCTTTACCTGCAGAACAACCGCATTAAGAGTGCAGGTATCCCCAGTGATCTGCGCAGGCTAACGGGTGTGGAGAAGATTTATCTGTACTGCAACAATTTGGACGAGTTCCCCACTAACCTGCCTCTGAATGTCAAAGAGCTCCACCTTCAGGAAAATAACATCCGGACTATCACCCATGCCTCACTGGCTCAGATCCCCTACATTGAGGAGTTACATTTGGATGACAACTCTGTTTCAGCTGTCAGCATTGAGGAGGGAGCTTTCCGGGACAGCAACCACTTGCGGTTGCTCTTCCTGTCCCGCAACCACCTGAGCACTATCCCCTCTGGCCTGCCAGTAGCCATTGAGGAGTTACGCTTCGATGACAACCGAATCTCCTCTATCTCTGAGCAGTCTCTGCAGGATCTTATAAACCTAAAGCGGTTGGTGCTTGATGGGAACCTACTGAATAACAGGGGCATTGGGGAAATGGCTTTTGTGAACCTAATAAACTTGACAGAGCTCTCAATGGTACGCAACTCCCTCACTTCACCTCCAGCAAACCTCCCTGGGACAAGCCTGGAGAAACTGCAACTGCAGGATAACCACATCAACCATGTGCCATCAGGTGCCTTTGCTTTCCTGCGGCAACTCTACCGCTTGGATCTGTCAGGTAACAACCTGAGCAGTCTGCCCATGGGCGTCTTCGATGACTTGGACAATCTCACACAACTGTTTTTGCGTAACAACCCGTGGTACTGCAGTTGCAGAATGAAGTGGGTGCGTGATTGGCTGCGCACTCTGCCTCGCAAGGTAAACGTGCGTGGCTTCATGTGTCAAGGCCCTGACAAAGTCAAAGGAATGGCTATTAAGGATCTGTCGACAGAACTGTTTGATTGTTCTGAAAATGAGGTTACCCCCACGTTTGACACCACCACAGTATCAAACACGCTGCCACCCAGTCGACCCCAGTGGCCTTCATATGTGACTAAGAGACCAGTGGTTAAGGGGTCAGATTTTGGCAAAAACTATCGGAGTACTACACCATCAAACAGAAAGATCATTACTATTAGTGTCAAGTCTAGTAGTCCAGAGACAGTACATATATCATGGAGAGTCTCACAGCCAATGACAGCCCTCAGACTCAGCTGGCTCAAGCTGGGTCACAGTCCTGCTTTTGGATCCATCACTGAGACCATAGTgcaaggggaaaaaactgaGTACCTGCTCACAGCTCTTGAACCAGAATCCTCCTATCGGATATGCATGGTTCCCATGGAGACAAGTAACATTTACCTGTCAGATGAGACACCCGTTTGCATAGAAACAGAAACAGGCTCACAGAAAGCGTACAACCCCACCACAACCTTAAACAGGGAGCAGGAGAAGGAGCCTTACAAAAATTCCAGTCTGCCTTTAGCAGCCATCATTGGAGGGGCTGTGGCACTTTTGGCCATAATCATGTTGGCCTTGGTGTGCTGGTACGTCCACAGAAATGGTTCTTTGTTTTCCAGGAATTGCACCTACAACAAAGGTCGCAGGAGAAAGGATGACTATGCAGAGGCTGGGACAAAGAAAGACAACTCAATCTTGGAGATTAGAGAGACCTCTTTTCAAATGATTCCAATTAATCACGTACCAGTGTCCAAGGAGGAATTTATGATACACACGATTTTCCCACCTAATGGCTTGAGCCTTTACAAGAgtccacacagtgaaaacaacattaacaacagaagttacagagacagtggaataCCAGATTCAGACCATTCCCATTCATGA